A genomic window from Denticeps clupeoides chromosome 11, fDenClu1.1, whole genome shotgun sequence includes:
- the LOC114799603 gene encoding uncharacterized protein LOC114799603, giving the protein MDTMWVALVLLMWGCIDVVHSECQLLTVDFVCTKVPSSFPDGMTSVVLFMNNVGHLNSTVFNSDSLSSVTSLTLTNNGITDMSPRALHAFQQLINLKLDGNHLAKINHTWFSHPEKLQNITLYNNSIEAVDQADLSNFTGLISLNLSRNHIHTISRGSFSALHKLAHLDLSVNRLMHLNPMALNHLKFTKVRLDGNPWDCSCGRLLFGEFVVFLKGLQNASCLENETAVTCSTPAVLRGRPVWNISCLQLDVFVPSTTPHTPVVGLTIGYPGLIFLIVALCALVCGVCVLSALYCRKYLKKQVNPCRGPPIHAVESQVTDCHHMDSVKLTQSNRIRDRSKSAGPVLSRTEFLSQNYDKSGNPHKDHRETEARLHSLSPDDKSRTEKEKNENALQKKIPQDEIAEEKESMFERRLEQGHRSSPEDMENLPYLTIDTKTAMKNVESKKHHRCHDGSGLAPRKSVRRVATWPVLIKEQSSDSKDVIRFIFLPKFNTDVIAVLLGTSQQILKSLLQLCHQMLCPREKTIEL; this is encoded by the exons ATGGACACCATGTGGG TTGCCCTTGTTCTCCTGATGTGGGGCTGCATAGATGTGGTACATTCCGAGTGTCAGCTGCTGACCGTTGACTTTGTCTGTACAAAGGTTCCATCAA GCTTTCCTGATGGGATGACCTCTGTTGTCCTTTTCATGAACAATGTGGGTCACCTCAACTCCACAGTGTTCAACAGCGACTCTCTATCATCGGTGACTAGCCTCACATTGACCAACAATGGGATCACCGACATGTCCCCCAGAGCCCTTCATGCCTTCCAGCAGCTCATAAACCTAAAGTTGGATGGAAACCACTTGgcaaaaataaaccacacatgGTTCAGCCACCccgaaaaattacaaaatatcacTTTGTACAACAACAGTATAGAGGCTGTAGATCAGGCAGATCTGTCCAACTTCACAGGCCTAATCAGTCTTAATTTGTCTCGTAACCACATTCACACCATTTCTCGAGGAAGCTTCAGTGCTCTCCACAAATTAGCCCATTTAGACCTTTCAGTCAACCGCCTGATGCATCTGAATCCAATGGCCCTGAACCACTTAAAGTTCACCAAGGTACGCCTAGATGGAAATCCTTGGGACTGTTCCTGTGGAAGGTTGCTCTTTGGGGAGTTTGTTGTCTTCTTGAAAG GTTTACAGAACGCCTCTTGTCTGGAGAACGAGACCGCAGTAACCTGCTCGACTCCAGCTGTGCTTAGGGGACGTCCAGTCTGGAACATCTCATGTCTGCAACTTGATGTCTTTGTGCCaagcaccacaccacacacaccagttgtGGGGTTAACTATTGGATACCCAGGACTTATTTTTCTCATCG TGGCTCTCTGTGCCCTGGTGTGTGGCGTCTGTGTCCTTTCAGCtctttattgtagaaaatatcTGAAGAAACAAGTGAATCCCTGCCGTGGTCCACCAATACATGCTGTAGAATCCCAAGTAACAGACTGCCATCACATGGATTCAGTCAAGTTGACCCAAAGCAACAGAATAAGAGACCGGTCTAAATCTGCAGGCCCAGTGCTCTCCAGAACAGAATTCCTCAGTCAGAACTATGATAAGTCAGGAAATCCACACAAAGatcacagagaaactgaagCAAGACTGCACAGCTTATCACCAGATGATAAAAGTAGgactgagaaggagaagaatgaaaatGCACTCCAGAAAAAAATACCTCAAGATGAAattgcagaagaaaaagaaagtatgTTTGAACGAAGGTTGGAACAGGGACACCGCAGTTCTCCAGAGGACATGGAAAACTTGCCCTACCTCACTATTGATACAAAAACGGCTATGAAAAACGTAGAATCTAAAAAGCATCATCGTTGCCATGATGGAAGTGGTCTGGCACCTCGGAAGTCTGTTCGTAGAGTTGCGACCTGGCCAGtcttaataaaagaacaaagttcAGACAGTAAGGACGTGATTAGATTCATTTTCTTGCCAAAGTTTAACACTGATGTGATTGCTGTCCTCCTGGGAACATCACAGCAGATCCTCAAGTCTCTGTTACAGCTTTGCCATCAAATGCTCTGTCCTCGAGAGAAGACAATCGAGTTATAG